In the Leptospiraceae bacterium genome, one interval contains:
- a CDS encoding DEAD/DEAH box helicase, which translates to MKKISFTELDISQEVKEAISDMGFEEASPIQSEAIPLILKGMDLIGQAQTGTGKTAAFAIPTIENLDSNNKSLQAIILCPTRELVIQVSEEFRKLLKYRTDLSVVPVYGGQEIGRQLKALKKNPQIVIGTPGRTIDHIKRKSMKLDSIQMVILDEADEMLDMGFREDIEFILKNTSEDRQTIMFSATMPNEILNLMKRYQKNPKVIDVSHQKLSTPKIEQVYYDIKEHSKSEALARLIEFYKIKLALVFCNTKIQVDSLVEVLKARGYFVEGLHGDMNQNQRDKVMRGFRSGRVEILIATDVAGRGIDVNNVEAVFNYDLPRDDEDYVHRIGRTGRAGKTGIAFNFVVGRQIHFIKKIERESGVKIQRREIPSVLDLEEAKLQDFQKTISKIIDAGHLSEYIRKIEKLMGDKYLAIDIAAALFKLKLDKETEMFDKNLLFEKEVFYEEQNKKKKNNRNRSNRPNRRKENKPKVYEKSNRFGNSQKNKKRR; encoded by the coding sequence ATGAAAAAAATTAGTTTTACAGAATTAGATATATCTCAAGAGGTCAAAGAAGCGATTTCAGATATGGGATTTGAAGAGGCTTCTCCCATTCAGTCAGAGGCAATTCCATTGATCTTGAAAGGGATGGATTTGATCGGGCAGGCACAAACAGGAACAGGAAAGACTGCTGCATTTGCTATTCCAACGATAGAGAATTTAGATAGTAACAATAAAAGTTTGCAAGCAATTATATTGTGTCCGACGAGAGAGCTTGTGATACAGGTTTCGGAAGAGTTTCGTAAACTATTGAAGTATAGAACTGATCTTAGTGTTGTACCGGTTTACGGTGGGCAAGAGATCGGACGACAGTTGAAAGCACTAAAGAAAAATCCTCAAATTGTAATAGGCACACCCGGTAGAACTATTGATCATATCAAACGAAAATCTATGAAGTTGGATTCTATTCAAATGGTTATTTTGGATGAAGCCGATGAAATGCTTGATATGGGATTTCGTGAAGATATTGAATTCATTTTAAAAAATACTTCAGAAGATAGACAGACTATTATGTTTTCGGCTACTATGCCCAATGAAATTTTAAATCTTATGAAAAGATATCAGAAAAACCCTAAGGTAATTGATGTCTCTCATCAGAAATTGAGTACGCCAAAAATAGAACAAGTCTATTATGATATTAAAGAGCATTCAAAATCAGAAGCCTTGGCTCGATTAATTGAGTTTTATAAAATAAAGTTGGCTTTAGTTTTTTGTAATACAAAAATTCAAGTAGATAGTCTGGTTGAAGTTTTAAAAGCACGAGGATATTTTGTTGAAGGATTACACGGAGATATGAATCAAAATCAACGTGATAAAGTGATGAGAGGCTTTAGGAGTGGTCGTGTAGAAATTCTTATCGCTACAGATGTAGCAGGGCGAGGAATAGACGTTAATAATGTAGAAGCTGTTTTTAACTACGATTTGCCGAGAGACGACGAAGACTATGTCCATAGAATTGGTCGAACTGGGCGAGCCGGGAAAACAGGAATAGCTTTCAATTTTGTTGTAGGCAGGCAAATCCATTTCATTAAAAAAATAGAAAGAGAAAGTGGTGTAAAAATACAGAGAAGAGAAATCCCGTCAGTATTAGATTTAGAAGAAGCGAAGTTACAGGATTTTCAAAAAACTATTTCTAAAATTATCGACGCTGGTCATTTAAGTGAGTATATCAGGAAAATAGAAAAACTGATGGGGGATAAATATCTTGCGATAGATATTGCAGCAGCATTGTTTAAATTAAAGTTAGACAAAGAAACAGAAATGTTCGATAAAAATCTTCTATTTGAGAAAGAAGTTTTTTATGAAGAGCAGAACAAAAAGAAAAAAAATAATCGTAATCGTTCGAATAGGCCAAATCGAAGAAAAGAAAATAAACCTAAGGTTTATGAAAAATCAAATCGGTTTGGGAATTCTCAAAAAAACAAGAAGAGAAGATAA
- a CDS encoding methyl-accepting chemotaxis protein codes for MSSEKKKFRIRYIIDKEFQLAFLLHNSIILILGVLVTLGVLYWVNETKYEGGAVFKLRQDPIKVYQKGFEEVNGVEVEKFIEKEIFLPDYDHKLDRFHIQVNAIVVLSSLFLVILAIFTIFNSHRMAGPIHNIKKSINRLLAGEKVERIRLRKTDEFKDLAEALNKLIEERIENKK; via the coding sequence ATGTCTTCTGAGAAAAAAAAATTCCGTATCCGTTATATTATTGATAAAGAGTTTCAGCTCGCATTTTTATTGCACAATTCAATTATTTTGATTCTTGGCGTTTTGGTTACACTGGGGGTTTTGTATTGGGTGAATGAAACTAAATACGAAGGTGGCGCAGTATTCAAACTTAGACAAGACCCGATCAAGGTTTATCAAAAAGGTTTTGAAGAAGTGAATGGAGTCGAAGTAGAAAAGTTTATCGAAAAAGAAATCTTTCTTCCAGACTATGATCATAAGTTAGACAGGTTTCACATTCAAGTGAACGCCATTGTAGTCTTGTCCAGTCTTTTCTTGGTAATACTTGCAATCTTTACAATTTTTAATTCTCATAGAATGGCCGGCCCTATTCATAATATTAAAAAATCAATCAATAGGTTATTAGCCGGTGAGAAGGTCGAAAGGATTCGGCTTCGTAAAACAGATGAGTTTAAAGATCTTGCAGAGGCTTTAAACAAACTGATAGAAGAAAGAATCGAAAACAAAAAATAA
- a CDS encoding FecR domain-containing protein: MNIEDKDFQEFSEIERLVFRSVIQNEENELSESIRSIQKKITKEKQKSISIPENFSAILQNKKTKNTFYILNFKNMAIGLGAAAMIAIAVKYSWFQNEGKPQQVFSAKVTFLTGEVYLKSSATKDFVKLENGSEIYENQTIITKGQSKVDIWLSVGTSIRIKENSEVVLKKLIQGEDNTAELYTEKGKLFAHVHKNQKKSNFQIVSPTAIAGVRGTKFYFESDMNKSGNTVKVGVQEGRVALSIVQNQVKVEPVGEQVIEPGQKIEMSLEGFKRSRLTQTEKSEFSEIDTIFIDKVAKKRITGPLTETQLKEEYDKLEKIILDDNTVIRGVIIDMDDSSMLIHTTKGEIRIDRTKVIEVSNLN; this comes from the coding sequence ATGAATATTGAAGACAAAGATTTTCAAGAATTTTCAGAAATAGAAAGATTGGTTTTTCGTTCCGTAATTCAAAACGAAGAGAATGAGTTGTCTGAGTCCATTCGATCTATCCAAAAGAAAATCACCAAAGAGAAACAAAAAAGTATTTCTATTCCGGAAAATTTTTCAGCGATCTTACAAAATAAGAAAACAAAAAATACTTTTTATATATTGAATTTTAAAAATATGGCAATTGGGCTTGGTGCTGCTGCGATGATTGCTATTGCCGTGAAATACTCATGGTTTCAAAACGAAGGTAAGCCTCAACAAGTATTTTCGGCAAAGGTTACCTTTTTAACAGGGGAAGTATATTTAAAGTCTTCGGCTACTAAGGATTTTGTAAAATTGGAAAATGGGTCAGAGATATACGAAAACCAAACTATTATCACTAAGGGTCAATCTAAGGTAGATATTTGGCTTTCTGTTGGCACGAGTATTCGAATCAAGGAAAATTCAGAAGTGGTTTTGAAAAAATTGATTCAAGGGGAGGACAATACGGCAGAGCTCTACACAGAAAAAGGAAAACTGTTTGCCCATGTTCACAAAAATCAAAAGAAGTCAAATTTTCAAATTGTTTCCCCCACTGCAATTGCAGGGGTCAGAGGGACTAAGTTTTATTTCGAGTCAGATATGAATAAATCTGGAAATACAGTTAAGGTCGGTGTACAAGAGGGAAGAGTAGCTTTATCAATAGTTCAAAACCAAGTAAAAGTCGAGCCTGTAGGCGAGCAGGTGATAGAACCCGGTCAGAAAATTGAAATGTCCTTAGAAGGATTTAAAAGATCTCGCTTGACTCAAACCGAGAAATCTGAATTTTCTGAAATAGATACTATTTTTATAGATAAGGTAGCCAAAAAAAGGATCACCGGTCCATTAACAGAAACTCAATTAAAGGAAGAATACGATAAACTAGAAAAAATCATCTTAGACGATAATACTGTGATTCGAGGAGTTATTATAGATATGGACGACAGTTCGATGTTGATTCACACTACAAAGGGAGAAATCAGAATCGACCGAACTAAGGTTATAGAAGTGTCCAATTTAAACTAA
- a CDS encoding sigma-70 family RNA polymerase sigma factor, producing the protein MEMIYKKNHKRIFDFLYKFTNNEEVALDLMQETFLSYYKYYSKDEFSLDKSLMILYTIARNNSINYSKKFSTKNENPYEKIEYKSDSLSIEKNYELKDMEEKLYSHLSTLPEEQKTAVILKSMEDMTLQQISEIMDISISTASRLVTKGLANLVEYAKENGMSL; encoded by the coding sequence ATGGAAATGATCTATAAAAAAAATCATAAACGAATTTTCGATTTTTTGTATAAGTTTACAAATAATGAAGAAGTGGCGTTGGATCTAATGCAGGAAACTTTTCTAAGCTATTATAAATATTATTCAAAAGATGAATTCTCTTTAGATAAATCTCTAATGATTCTTTATACGATTGCGAGGAATAACTCGATTAATTATTCAAAGAAATTTTCTACAAAGAACGAGAATCCTTACGAAAAAATTGAGTACAAAAGTGATTCTCTTTCTATAGAAAAGAATTATGAATTAAAAGACATGGAAGAGAAATTGTATTCTCATTTATCCACATTACCAGAAGAACAAAAAACTGCGGTAATTTTGAAAAGTATGGAAGACATGACGTTGCAGCAAATTTCAGAGATTATGGATATTTCCATTTCTACTGCGTCAAGACTCGTTACAAAGGGATTGGCCAATTTGGTTGAATACGCAAAAGAAAACGGTATGAGCTTATGA